One part of the Eucalyptus grandis isolate ANBG69807.140 chromosome 10, ASM1654582v1, whole genome shotgun sequence genome encodes these proteins:
- the LOC120289208 gene encoding ubiquitin-like protein 5 → MIEVVLNDRLGKKVRVKCNEDDTIGDLKKLVAAQTGTRADKIRIQKWYNIYKDHITLKDYEIHDGMGLELYYN, encoded by the coding sequence ATGATAGAGGTGGTGCTGAACGACCGGCTGGGGAAGAAGGTGAGGGTGAAGTGCAACGAGGACGACACCATCGGCGACCTCAAGAAGCTGGTGGCCGCCCAGACCGGCACCCGCGCCGACAAGATCCGAATCCAGAAGTGGTACAACATCTACAAGGACCACATCACCCTCAAGGACTACGAGATCCACGACGGCATGGGCCTCGAGCTCTACTACAACTGA
- the LOC104421657 gene encoding ubiquitin-like protein 5 encodes MIEVVLNDRLGKKVRVKCNEDDTIGDLKKLVAAQTGTRADKIRIQKWYNIYKDHITLKDYEVHDGMGLELYYN; translated from the coding sequence ATGATAGAGGTGGTGCTGAACGACCGGCTGGGGAAGAAGGTGAGGGTGAAGTGCAACGAGGACGACACCATCGGCGACCTCAAGAAGCTGGTGGCCGCCCAGACGGGCACCCGCGCCGACAAGATCCGAATCCAGAAGTGGTACAACATCTACAAGGACCACATCACCCTCAAGGACTACGAGGTCCACGACGGCATGGGCCTCGAGCTCTACTACAACTGA
- the LOC104421656 gene encoding LOW QUALITY PROTEIN: auxin response factor 22 (The sequence of the model RefSeq protein was modified relative to this genomic sequence to represent the inferred CDS: inserted 1 base in 1 codon), with product MTVLKEPERSLDPQLWHACAGGMVQMPPLNSRVFYFPQGHAEHASSAVDFAGSSGGVPPLILCRVSSVKFLADHESDEVFAKLRLVPLPNTDLDFEDDRALEAAAAGSDNPEKPASFAKTLTQSDANNGGGFSVPRYCAETIFPRLDYSADPPVQTVIAKDVHGETWKFRHIYRGTPRRHLLTTGWSTFVNQKKLVAGDSIVFLRAENGDLCVGIRRAKRGIGGESQAAWSSGGGGSCVPQFGGFSMLLREEENKLMRNAANAGCDGGFRGGKGRVRQESVIEAAALAASGQPFEVVYYPRASTPEFCVKASSVKAAMRIQWCSGMRFKMAFETEDSSRISWFMGTISSVQVADPIRWPNSPWRLLQVTWDEPDLLQNVKRVSPWLVELVSNIPAIHMSPFSPPRKKLRLPHYPDFPLDGNFLVPSFSGNLHGPTGLLCCLSDNAPAGIQGARQAQFGIPLTDHHLNNRLRLGLLSSNLHRFDPHSRSSNSITKDNTQGSESLSCVLTMGNCSQSSEKSGDEKKHKFLLFGQPILTEQQISRGRSGGDVVSDVVSGKGSTDGNTGKPSXLSDGVGSTLKQAGAGFLWRHGFETSELGLETGHCKVFMESEDVGRTLDLSILGSYEELYRKLGNMFGIERSEMPSHVLYRDAAGTVKRTGDEPFSDFMRTAKRLTIFMDSAGRSIGRTLLTGRRNAENGFDSTTKAGPLSTYA from the exons atgaCGGTGTTGAAGGAGCCAGAGAGGAGCTTGGATCCGCAGCTCTGGCACGCGTGCGCAGGAGGCATGGTCCAGATGCCTCCACTGAACTCCAGGGTCTTCTACTTCCCTCAGGGCCACGCCGAGCACGCTTCCTCCGCCGTCGATTTCGCCGGCTCCTCCGGCGGCGTCCCTCCCCTCATCCTCTGCCGCGTGTCCTCCGTCAAGTTCTTGGCCGACCACGAATCCGACGAGGTCTTCGCCAAGCTCAGGCTCGTCCCCCTGCCCAACACCGACCTCGATTTCGAGGACGACAGGGCCTTGGAGGCGGCGGCAGCCGGATCCGACAACCCCGAGAAGCCGGCCTCCTTTGCCAAGACACTGACTCAATCCGACGCCAACAATGGCGGCGGCTTCTCGGTGCCGCGCTACTGTGCCGAGACGATTTTCCCAAGGCTTGACTACTCGGCTGATCCTCCGGTCCAGACCGTGATCGCCAAGGATGTGCATGGCGAGACTTGGAAGTTCCGGCATATCTACAGGGGGACTCCTCGTCGGCACTTGCTGACCACTGGATGGAGCACTTTCGTGAACCAGAAGAAGCTTGTCGCCGGCGACTCGATCGTGTTCCTCAGGGCCGAGAACGGAGATCTCTGCGTCGGGATTCGGCGGGCCAAGAGAGGAATCGGCGGGGAATCTCAGGCTGCGTGGAGTTCCGGCGGGGGCGGGAGTTGTGTTCCGCAGTTCGGTGGGTTCTCGATGCTGCTGAGGGAGGAAGAGAACAAATTGATGCGGAATGCCGCGAATGCGGGTTGCGACGGCGGATTCAGAGGAGGGAAGGGAAGGGTGAGGCAGGAGTCCGTGATCGAGGCCGCCGCCCTGGCCGCGAGCGGGCAGCCGTTCGAGGTGGTGTACTATCCGAGGGCGAGCACGCCGGAGTTTTGCGTCAAGGCGTCGTCGGTGAAGGCGGCGATGAGGATACAGTGGTGTTCGGGGATGAGGTTCAAGATGGCTTTCGAGACCGAGGACTCGTCGCGGATAAGTTGGTTCATGGGGACCATTTCCTCTGTTCAGGTCGCGGATCCCATCCGCTGGCCGAATTCGCCATGGCGGCTCCTTCAG GTGACTTGGGATGAACCGGACTTGCTACAAAATGTGAAGCGTGTCAGCCCGTGGCTGGTCGAATTGGTATCGAACATCCCGGCTATCCACATGTCGCCCTTCTCTCCCCCGAGGAAGAAGTTGCGCCTGCCGCATTACCCGGATTTTCCGCTCGACGGGAACTTCCTTGTCCCCTCGTTCTCAGGCAATCTCCACGGGCCCACAGGCCTCTTGTGTTGTCTATCTGATAATGCTCCTGCAGGCATACAGGGAGCCAGGCAAGCTCAATTTGGAATACCCTTAACCGATCATCACCTCAACAACAGATTGCGGTTAGGGTTACTGTCATCCAATTTACATCGTTTCGATCCACATTCTAGAAGTTCCAACAGCATCACGAAAGACAACACGCAGGGGAGTGAAAGTTTGTCATGCGTGCTTACAATGGGGAACTGTAGTCAGAGTTCAGAGAAATCTGGTGACGAGAAGAAGCATAAGTTCCTGCTGTTCGGACAACCTATACTCACGGAGCAGCAGATCTCACGTGGTCGCTCTGGTGGTGATGTTGTCTCCGATGTTGTCAGCGGCAAAGGTTCAACAGATGGAAACACGGGCAAACCAA TCCTCTCTGATGGTGTGGGGTCCACGCTCAAGCAGGCTGGTGCTGGCTTCCTGTGGCGCCATGGCTTCGAAACATCTGAACTCGGACTAGAAACGGGTCACTGCAAGGTCTTTATGGAGTCAGAGGATGTGGGAAGGACCCTCGATCTCTCGATTCTTGGTTCGTATGAGGAACTTTACAGGAAGCTTGGTAATATGTTTGGAATAGAGAGATCGGAGATGCCTAGCCATGTTCTCTACCGAGATGCTGCCGGTACCGTCAAACGGACGGGAGATGAGCCTTTCAG CGACTTTATGAGAACGGCGAAGAGACTGACCATCTTCATGGATTCGGCGGGTCGTAGCATTGGAAG GACATTGCTCACCGGGAGGAGGAACGCTGAAAATGGATTCGACTCAACCACTAAGGCGGGTCCATTGAGCACTTACGCGTAG